The DNA window GGCGCAGCCAGGAACACCGGAGCAAGATCGTTCTTCTGCATCTCCGCCAGGTACTCGTCCGCTTCTTCCACAATCATGTCCGTCAGCAGGACACCGTCTGCCCCTGCATCCTTCGCGGCCTTGCAGAACTCCGGCAATCCCATACGAACCACGGGATTCAGATAGCTGAACAGGATGATGCCCGCCTGCGGCCGCGCCGCACGAATCTTTTTCGCCAGAGCCAGCACATCGCTCAAGCGCACGCCACGCGCCACGGCACGCTCACTGGCACGCTGAATCACCGGGCCATCCGCCAGCGGATCGCTGAACGGAACACCAAGCTCCAGCACCTGCGCACCGTTATCAACCGCGGCCAGAGCAATGTCATATGTCGCATCGAGGGAAGGATCACCCGCGGTCAGATAGACAACCAGTCCAGGCTTGTTTGAGAAATCAATCGCCACTTACAAACCCTTCCCTTCGGCTCCGCGCAGGTCCATCTCATTCGCCAGAATGCCCATATCTTTATCGCCGCGACCACTCACGTTGATCATGATGATCTTGTCTTTGCCAAGTGTTGGCGCGACTTTAATCGCATGTGCCACAGCGTGGGCTGACTCCAGCGCAGGCAGAATACCTTCGGTCTGCGCCAGCACCTTCACCGCATTCAATGCCTCGTTATCCGTGGCGCTGACATACTCCGCGCGCTTCTGGTCATGCAGCATGGCGTGCTCAGGACCGACGCTGGCATAGTCCAATCCCGCGCTGACAGAATGCGTGGAAGCCACCTGTCCCGCA is part of the Terriglobus sp. RCC_193 genome and encodes:
- the trpA gene encoding tryptophan synthase subunit alpha; protein product: MAIDFSNKPGLVVYLTAGDPSLDATYDIALAAVDNGAQVLELGVPFSDPLADGPVIQRASERAVARGVRLSDVLALAKKIRAARPQAGIILFSYLNPVVRMGLPEFCKAAKDAGADGVLLTDMIVEEADEYLAEMQKNDLAPVFLAAPTSPDERLKAIAEHSKGFVYAISRVGITGTQAQIASDAESLVARLKQFAKIPVAVGFGISTAEHVRSVSEFADAAVVGSAIVKLIEESKAGEEATNVGKFVKSLRS